One window from the genome of Camelus bactrianus isolate YW-2024 breed Bactrian camel chromosome 4, ASM4877302v1, whole genome shotgun sequence encodes:
- the DIPK1B gene encoding divergent protein kinase domain 1B, whose product MRRLRRLAHLVLFCPFSKGLQGRLPGLKVKYVFLVWLGVFVGSWMAYVHYSSYAELCRGHICQVVICDQYRKGIISGSICQDLCNLHRVEWRTCLSSDPGQQVYSGLWQGKEVTIKCGIEESLHSKAGSDVAPRRELVLFDKPTRGTSIKEFREMTLSFLKANLGDLPSLPALVGQVLLMADFNKDNRVSLAEAKSVWALLQRNEFLLLLSLQEKEHASRLLGYCGDLYVTEGVPHSSWPAAALPPLLRPLLPPALHPALQRWLGPAWPWRAKIAIGLLEFVEELFHGSYGTFYMCETTLANVGYTAKYDFKMADLQQVAPEAAVRRFLRGRHCERSADCTYGRDCRAPCDTLMRQCKGDLVQPNLAKVCELLRDYLLPGAPADLREELGEQLRTCTTLSGLASQVEAHHSLVLSHLKTLLWKKISNTKYT is encoded by the exons ATGCGGCGGCTGCGGCGCCTGGCGCACCTGGTGCTCTTCTGCCCCTTCTCCAAGGGCCTGCAG GGCCGGCTCCCGGGCCTCAAGGTCAAGTATGTCTTCCTGGTCTGGCTGGGCGTCTTTGTGGGCAGCTGGATGGCATACGTGCACTACTCGTCCTATGCGGAGCTCTGCCGCGGGCACATCTGCCAGGTGGTCATC tgtGACCAGTACCGCAAAGGCATCATCTCAGGCTCCATCTGCCAGGACCTGTGCAACCTGCACAGGGTGGAGTGGAGGACCTGCCTCTCCTCCGACCCGGGCCAGCAG GTGTACAGCGGGCTCTGGCAGGGCAAGGAGGTGACCATCAAGTGTGGCATTGAGGAGAGCCTGCACTCGAAGGCTGGGTCGGATGTGGCGCCCCGGCGGGAGCTGGTGCTGTTCGACAAGCCCACTCGGGGCACCTCGATCAAGGAGTTCCGGGAGATGACCCTCAGCTTTCTCAAG GCAAACCTGGGAGACCTGCCCTCCTTGCCCGCGCTGGTTGGACAGGTCCTGCTCATGGCTGACTTCAACAAGGACAACAGGGTGTCCCTGGCCGAGGCCAAGTCGGTGTGGGCCCTGCTGCAGCGGAACgagttcctgctgctgctgtcccTGCAGGAGAAGGAGCACGCCTCGCGGCTGCTGGGCTACTGCGGGGACCTCTACGTCACCGAGGGCGTCCCGCACAGCTCCTGGCCCGCGGCTGCGCTCCCACCCCTGCTGCGCCCGCTGCTGCCTCCCGCCCTGCACCCAGCCCTGCAGCGGTGGCTGGGGCCCGCGTGGCCCTGGCGCGCCAAGATCGCCATTGGCCTGCTGGAGTTCGTGGAGGAGCTCTTCCACGGCTCCTATGGGACCTTCTACATGTGTGAGACCACGCTGGCCAACGTGGGCTACACCGCCAAGTACGACTTCAAGATGGCGGACCTGCAGCAGGTGGCGCCCGAGGCCGCCGTGCGCCGCTTCCTGCGGGGCCGCCACTGTGAGCGCAGCGCCGACTGCACCTACGGCCGGGACTGCCGGGCGCCCTGCGACACGCTCATGAGGCAGTGCAAGGGCGACCTGGTGCAGCCCAACCTGGCCAAGGTATGCGAGCTGCTGCGGGACTACCTGCTGCCCGGCGCCCCCGCCGACCTGCGCGAGGAGCTGGGCGAGCAGCTGCGCACGTGCACCACGCTGAGCGGGCTGGCCAGCCAGGTGGAGGCGCACCACTCACTGGTGCTAAGCCACCTCAAGACCCTGCTCTGGAAGAAGATCTCCAACACCAAGTACACCTGA